A single window of Betta splendens chromosome 11, fBetSpl5.4, whole genome shotgun sequence DNA harbors:
- the abrab gene encoding actin binding Rho activating protein b has translation MSDKQTGPDSQRNPSANKNVRKLRTISMVCGLMSSWQQWAADNERKQASEPSGWSPASLGGPTEEPRRTWVPKNRPPQREPTSAQEAQKRPEGGPAEPPAPSRIRTKQVVRTVTSGAQEKSAGVALLTQVIQKEAPPSGEEIDRLLKKKSSPTRRRKCSNVVASLTRSWKQVESEERLGKDGGGRGKGGGEGSEAERDTHEVEETQPGRTRDSKGEEEEQKDTEEDLEFRVRIKRSTVSSYKKEADDANKIQALSKSYSAVGNLKSRWQDWASEHSVSQKLNPFSEYFDYDYSMSARLQRGQEGYGRPKEGSKTAERARRAERHIHREIDDMCYVIRTMVDPDPDGRSRVTFGQLFDRYVRISDKVVGILMRARKHGKVAFEGEMLWQGRDDGVVITLLV, from the exons ATGTCTGACAAACAAACGGGCCCAGACTCCCAGAGGAACCCGTCCGCCAACAAGAACGTCAGGAAGCTGCGCACCATCAGCATGGTGTGCGGCCTGATGAGCAGCTGGCAGCAGTGGGCGGCCGACAACGAGAGGAAACAGGCCAGTGAACCCAGCGGCTGGAGCCCGGCTTCGCTGGGAGGCCCCACAGAGGAACCCAGGAGGACATGGGTCCCCAAGAACCGCCCGCCTCAAAGGGAGCCCACGAGTGCCCAGGAGGCCCAAAAGCGGCCTGAGGGGGGTCCAGCTGAGCCACCGGCACCATCTCGCATCAGAACCAAGCAGGTGGTGAGGACGGTGACCAGCGGCGCTCAGGAGAAAAGCGCCGGCGTCGCCCTCCTGACGCAGGTGATCCAGAAGGAGGCCCCGCCCTCGGGCGAGGAGATCGACCGGCTCCTGAAGAAGAAGAGCTCGCCCACGCGCCGCAGGAAGTGCTCCAACGTGGTGGCGTCGCTCACCAGAAGCTGGAAACAGgtggagagcgaggagaggCTCGGAAAAGACGGCGGCGGGCGAGGAAAAGGGGGCGGCGAGGGCTCGGAGGCGGAGAGAGACACACATGAGGTGGAGGAGACTCAACCGGGCAGGACACGCGAttcaaaaggagaagaagaagagcagaaagacacagaagaagaccTTGAGTTTAGAGTGAGGATTAAAAGGTCCACAGTCTCATC GTACAAAAAGGAGGCCGACGACGCCAACAAGATCCAGGCTCTGTCCAAGAGCTACAGCGCCGTGGGGAACCTGAAGAGCCGCTGGCAGGACTGGGCCTCGGAGCACAGCGTGAGCCAGAAGCTCAACCCCTTCAGCGAGTACTTCGACTACGACTACTCCATGTCGGCGCGCCTCCAGAGGGGCCAGGAGGGCTACGGCCGGCCCAAGGAGGGCAGCAAGACGGCCGAGCGGGCCCGGCGGGCCGAGCGCCACATCCACCGCGAGATCGACGACATGTGCTACGTGATCCGGACCATggtggacccggacccggacggGAGGAGCCGCGTGACCTTCGGGCAGCTGTTCGACAGATACGTGCGCATCTCTGATAAGGTGGTGGGGATTCTGATGAGGGCCAGGAAGCACGGCAAGGTGGCCTTCGAGGGGGAGATGCTGTGGCAGGGCCGGGACGACGGCGTGGTCATCACCCTGCTGGTGTGA